The following are encoded in a window of Phragmites australis chromosome 22, lpPhrAust1.1, whole genome shotgun sequence genomic DNA:
- the LOC133904356 gene encoding uncharacterized protein LOC133904356 — MVLISAVVQETLKQAMSGLIGKQEERTPDEKEQHMERLEMAQIKLEAALEASRRWQIRDASLLRWRRKLKRAALECDDTLRECKQRAVQEEAREQEARSSFPRRLAHATKSLVTGFFSHGSDSSGSSAAVRRFEWFANGASEFLSFVELGGTPRRYTLVDPLIGRLLSGQELRYRVVRRNQYHLFCVRPIRLDDRGVEAKLLFVSEDDEAPEKNLCLGSILRLSESTDIVGTIVKCLELLVTPHFKPTAESARKEIAQLPTQDFSWVPYVESSHKEHWNNIHSSLTQWFRPNPLCCKQCEWKPSDSSSSSSSTPAMRLSGVSDLEPVIEVFLQRHIPLSEYSMHRSKAVEGESSCLKNLPHLKLGLLFSPHGSSEDLVPAVESSATEVIDGELQSGMHKNISLEQLDEFMLPKAIDCLHRKPEATSYQMLWKSKHGTAFLQVEKTGLKKMPPKHIRGVGSRRSMIQQRRDPKLERWIQVVTDFLNLWVSHAPPRLRGSIVEWVNKANEMQLPRPAN, encoded by the coding sequence ATGGTCCTAATTTCTGCGGTTGTTCAGGAGACACTAAAGCAGGCCATGTCTGGCCTGATTGGCAAGCAGGAAGAGAGAACACCGGACGAGAAGGAGCAGCACATGGAGAGGCTGGAGATGGCGCAGATCAAGCTGGAGGCCGCGCTCGAGGCATCTCGCCGATGGCAGATCAGGGATGCGTCGCTGCTGCGCTGGCGCAGGAAGCTGAAGCGTGCAGCTCTGGAGTGCGACGACACGCTGCGCGAGTGCAAGCAGCGTGCCGTCCAAGAGGAAGCGAGAGAGCAGGAGGCGAGGAGCTCCTTCCCCAGGCGCCTGGCTCATGCCACCAAGTCACTCGTCACCGGTTTCTTCAGCCATGGCTCCGACTCGAGCGGCAGCTCCGCTGCTGTTCGAAGGTTCGAGTGGTTCGCCAACGGCGCCAGCGAGTTCCTGAGCTTCGTGGAGCTCGGCGGCACGCCACGCCGGTACACGCTGGTCGACCCTCTCATCGGGCGCCTCCTCTCCGGCCAAGAGCTACGGTACAGAGTTGTCCGGAGAAACCAGTACCATCTGTTCTGTGTGCGTCCCATTCGCCTGGACGACCGTGGGGTGGAGGCCAAGCTCCTCTTCGTGTCCGAAGACGATGAGGCGCCGGAGAAGAACCTGTGCCTAGGCTCCATACTGCGGCTTTCCGAGAGCACGGACATAGTTGGGACCATCGTCAAGTGCTTAGAGCTTCTGGTCACTCCCCATTTCAAGCCCACGGCTGAATCTGCTCGCAAGGAGATCGCCCAGCTGCCGACGCAGGACTTCTCGTGGGTGCCATATGTTGAGTCCAGCCACAAAGAACACTGGAACAACATCCACAGCAGCCTGACCCAGTGGTTCCGCCCAAACCCACTGTGCTGCAAGCAGTGTGAGTGgaaaccctccgacagcagcagcagcagcagcagcacaccCGCAATGAGACTGTCAGGTGTCTCTGATCTAGAACCAGTTATTGAAGTGTTCCTGCAGCGGCACATCCCACTCTCTGAGTACAGCATGCATCGAAGCAAAGCTGTTGAAGGTGAAAGCTCTTGTCTGAAGAATTTGCCACATCTGAAACTTGGGCTCCTCTTCTCCCCCCATGGCTCCTCCGAAGACCTGGTTCCTGCGGTCGAGAGCTCTGCGACTGAGGTGATCGACGGCGAGTTGCAGAGTGGTATGCACAAAAACATCAGCCTGGAGCAGCTGGACGAGTTCATGCTGCCTAAGGCAATCGACTGTCTTCACCGGAAGCCCGAGGCGACGTCGTATCAGATGTTATGGAAGTCTAAGCATGGAACTGCGTTCCTTCAGGTTGAGAAGACAGGCTTGAAGAAGATGCCACCGAAACACATTAGAGGCGTTGGGAGCAGAAGGTCGATGATCCAGCAACGCCGAGACCCCAAGCTAGAGAGATGGATACAGGTGGTCACAGACTTTCTCAATCTGTGGGTTTCACACGCACCTCCTAGGCTTCGGGGCTCCATCGTGGAATGGGTCAACAAGGCGAATGAAATGCAACTACCGCGCCCGGCGAACTAG